The Aeromicrobium sp. Leaf245 genome includes a region encoding these proteins:
- a CDS encoding molybdopterin cofactor-binding domain-containing protein, which produces MTVPHELSPSAHDRTPQSPEPHAQEPDAAARPAPPGRTTRRRFLGYVLGSAGLVVAADLGLGASPAAALPLPSVPQIPEIYDLNDFLTHCALPTSNLIAIEIDEKGDATFALPRMEVGQGITTSTAMIIAEELDLPLERVNVTLAPARPELLFNQLTGGSNTTISTYTPIRVAAAVARKSLLDAAAILLGAQVSSLTTKGGAIFDSLGSSVTYGQAAAKAASPTTKEVEVDLDDAPKRSVVGTPQRRIDAVDAVTGRKKFAMDLDVPDALPAMVCRAPDLNGKPKSVRNAAEVKAMPGVTHVGVVPTGVAVRARTFGQCIDAVRALDVEWSEGTVPGKKADDILAELKAAELPLAVPALGATTVEGSFTFHFRSGSALEPNCAIADVRKDSAEIWSGLKSPIDAQSKIAKVLGLPQGKVKVNVVTGGGSFGRKLFSDGAIEAAEISKAFGVPVKLMWHRADEPRQGRVHPMSTSRVRATVLGESIATFEQRHTSVTCDFTHGLGERLTAEVAALPTGLANLGFSETIFLLTQEIPYNFGVTTQLLNETNYDFTRFNTSSVRNIYSPDVRVANELIVDQLAKRLKKDPVAFRRQYTKSGVVRRVLDRAAELGEWGKSMPAGTAQGVAIHKEYKGATAVVVELDCRPETVNRKVRDAVTGPRVTKATIVVDCGLAINPLGIEAQMMGGFSDGMSQVLTYGNHLVDGHFLEASWDNSAYTRQWNTPLEFVCEVMESDSTEPGGIGEAGVAASAAAVACAYARATGEMPTEFPINFRDPLHFEPKSFVPPVPASPTNGLDFVS; this is translated from the coding sequence GTCCCCGGAACCGCACGCTCAGGAACCGGATGCAGCGGCACGACCGGCGCCGCCCGGTCGGACCACCCGTCGACGCTTCCTCGGCTACGTCCTCGGCAGCGCCGGACTGGTGGTCGCCGCCGACCTCGGCCTCGGCGCGTCGCCGGCAGCCGCCCTGCCGTTGCCGTCGGTGCCGCAGATCCCCGAGATCTACGACCTCAACGACTTCCTGACGCACTGTGCGCTCCCGACGTCGAACCTGATCGCCATCGAGATCGACGAGAAGGGCGACGCCACCTTCGCGCTGCCGCGCATGGAGGTCGGCCAGGGCATCACCACCTCGACGGCCATGATCATCGCCGAGGAGCTCGACCTGCCGCTCGAGCGGGTCAACGTCACCCTCGCCCCCGCCCGACCCGAGCTGCTGTTCAACCAGCTCACCGGCGGCTCGAACACCACGATCTCGACCTACACGCCCATCCGGGTGGCCGCGGCGGTGGCCCGCAAGTCCCTGCTCGACGCCGCGGCGATCCTGCTCGGTGCCCAGGTCAGCAGCCTCACCACCAAGGGCGGCGCGATCTTCGACTCGCTCGGCTCGTCCGTCACGTACGGCCAGGCCGCGGCGAAGGCCGCCTCTCCGACCACGAAGGAGGTGGAGGTCGACCTCGACGACGCCCCCAAGCGGTCCGTCGTCGGCACGCCGCAGCGCCGCATCGACGCCGTCGACGCCGTGACCGGGCGCAAGAAGTTCGCGATGGACCTCGACGTCCCCGACGCCCTGCCCGCCATGGTGTGCCGGGCACCCGACCTGAACGGCAAGCCCAAGAGCGTGCGCAACGCCGCGGAGGTGAAGGCCATGCCCGGCGTCACCCACGTGGGCGTGGTGCCGACGGGTGTGGCCGTCCGCGCCAGGACCTTCGGCCAGTGCATCGACGCCGTCCGCGCCCTCGACGTCGAGTGGAGCGAGGGCACGGTGCCGGGCAAGAAGGCCGACGACATCCTGGCCGAGCTCAAGGCGGCCGAGCTGCCGCTCGCCGTGCCGGCCCTCGGGGCGACGACGGTCGAGGGCAGCTTCACGTTCCACTTCCGCAGCGGGTCCGCGCTCGAGCCGAACTGCGCGATCGCCGACGTCCGCAAGGACTCCGCCGAGATCTGGAGCGGCCTCAAGTCGCCCATCGACGCGCAGTCCAAGATCGCCAAGGTCCTCGGTCTGCCGCAGGGCAAGGTGAAGGTCAACGTCGTCACCGGCGGTGGCTCGTTCGGCCGCAAGCTGTTCAGCGACGGAGCCATCGAGGCCGCGGAGATCTCCAAGGCCTTCGGCGTGCCGGTCAAGCTCATGTGGCACCGCGCCGACGAGCCGCGTCAGGGTCGGGTGCACCCGATGTCGACGTCGCGCGTGCGGGCGACGGTGCTGGGCGAGAGCATCGCCACCTTCGAGCAGCGCCACACGTCGGTCACCTGCGACTTCACCCACGGCCTCGGTGAACGCCTCACCGCGGAGGTCGCGGCCCTGCCGACCGGCCTGGCGAACCTGGGGTTCTCGGAGACGATCTTCCTGCTCACGCAGGAGATCCCCTACAACTTCGGCGTCACCACGCAGCTGCTGAACGAGACCAACTACGACTTCACCCGGTTCAACACCAGCTCCGTGCGCAACATCTACTCGCCCGACGTGCGGGTGGCGAACGAGCTGATCGTCGACCAGCTGGCGAAGCGGCTGAAGAAGGACCCGGTCGCGTTCCGGCGTCAGTACACCAAGAGCGGCGTCGTCCGACGGGTGCTCGACCGTGCCGCCGAGCTGGGGGAGTGGGGCAAGTCGATGCCCGCCGGAACGGCCCAGGGTGTCGCGATCCACAAGGAGTACAAGGGCGCCACCGCCGTGGTGGTCGAGCTCGACTGTCGGCCGGAGACGGTGAACCGGAAGGTGCGCGACGCGGTCACCGGACCCCGGGTCACCAAGGCGACGATCGTCGTCGACTGCGGCCTGGCCATCAACCCGCTCGGCATCGAGGCCCAGATGATGGGTGGCTTCAGCGACGGCATGTCGCAGGTCCTCACCTACGGCAACCACCTCGTCGACGGACACTTCCTGGAGGCCAGCTGGGACAACTCGGCCTACACCCGCCAGTGGAACACCCCGCTCGAGTTCGTCTGCGAGGTCATGGAGTCCGACAGCACCGAGCCGGGTGGCATCGGGGAGGCCGGCGTCGCAGCGTCGGCGGCTGCGGTGGCGTGCGCGTACGCCCGGGCCACCGGGGAGATGCCCACCGAGTTCCCGATCAACTTCCGCGACCCGCTCCACTTCGAGCCCAAGTCCTTCGTCCCACCCGTCCCCGCGTCGCCGACCAACGGCCTCGACTTCGTCTCCTGA